In Gemmatimonadota bacterium, the sequence TGAGGTATTCAAACCATGCGCCGATATAGTGTTCATATCGAATGCGAATTTTGAGCTGACATGAGAACTTACCCCGCTCGCGATTCAATTTGTGATAATCCAGATGTGCTTTTCTCGTCGTGCTGTAAGGATCTGCGGATTCGGCAATAATTCTCGCATCGGAAGATGTCATAGTACGCATCTTTCGCAAAAGCCATCGAGCGCGCTTCAAATTGCCAAAGAGACCGAAATTACTGCCCATCATAAGTATGGTATCAAACTGACCGAGCCGAGAGGAAATTTGTGTTACACTCAAAACCCTGGCTTTTTTGAGACCGCGTTCTTTCGCCACCTTGATCGCCAGAGGAGATGTGTCAATGCCCAAAACATCAAAACCTTCTTCCTGGAGGTAGAGGGCATGGCGTCCGGGTCCGCAACCTATGTCGAGGACGCGGCCGCGAACATAATTCATCAATTCTCGCTGATGCGGGGGCCAGTCGCAATACGGATCGAAATATGCACTGGAATTACCGGAAGTTATATATCCGTCTTCGCGTTCTACTATTTCCTCTGCGGATATGCCGCGATGCAAGTCCCACATCATGCGTCCATAAGCATCGTCATTGTGTGCCATTGTCA encodes:
- a CDS encoding class I SAM-dependent methyltransferase, coding for MAHNDDAYGRMMWDLHRGISAEEIVEREDGYITSGNSSAYFDPYCDWPPHQRELMNYVRGRVLDIGCGPGRHALYLQEEGFDVLGIDTSPLAIKVAKERGLKKARVLSVTQISSRLGQFDTILMMGSNFGLFGNLKRARWLLRKMRTMTSSDARIIAESADPYSTTRKAHLDYHKLNRERGKFSCQLKIRIRYEHYIGAWFEYLKVSRKEMAFILEGTGWQISRFIPETGSVYVAVIEKN